Genomic DNA from Rubinisphaera margarita:
ATTGGATTGCTGCCTCGGACAGAACTCTCAAACGGCGGCTCGTCGTCGGCTGGCTTAGCGATCGGGCGTTTCGGCTCAGCCGACAGCCGGGCAGTGCCTCAGGCGGCGTTCACCTCGAGCTGCACGACCCACTGTCCCACCGCAGTCGGGAAGTAGGCTCAAGCTTGCAAAGTCCCGGAGATCGTGTCATTTTCCGCTTCGTAAAGCCGCTGTCTCCTGTTTTGTGCAAAGCCGAAAATGCCCCAATCTCTCGCGACCTGTCTGCTGCCTCAACTGGCCACTCCCGAAATTCTCGCGAACTCCCGCGTGGTGGTGATCGATATTCTGCGGGCGTCCAGCACGATTTGCACGGCGCTGGCGAACGGCTCCGAAGTGGTGATTCCCTGTGAAGACGTCGAGACGGCTCATCAGCTCAAACGGGACGCGGCGGCCAACCCCCCGCTGCTGGGCGGAGAACGGGGAGGCGTGAAGCTGCCCGATTTCGATCTCGGAAACTCTCCCCGGGAATACGACGAAGAGACGGTCTCGGGGCGTTCGATTGTGTTCACTACGACAAATGGAACCCGCGCTCTGCATCGGAGTGTTTCGGCTGCCCAGGTGGCCGTCGGCTGCTTTCTGAATTGCGAAGCCGTCGTCGACTGGCTGGAGAGTGGGAATCAACCGGTCGTGCTGATGTGTGCCGGCACCGACGGTCATATCACTCTCGAAGACTGCCTGTTCGCCGGTTTGCTGGCCGACCGACTGGTGCAGCGGAATCAGCAACTGCCAATCGACGATCCGACACGGATCTGTCTCGATGTCTATCACACCGCTGCCAGTCGTCTCGATGGAACCCTGCTGCAACTCCGGTCCTCCCGCGGCGGGCAGAACCTGCAGAACCTCGGCATGGGGGAGGACATCAATTACTGCGCCCAGGTCGATATCCTCGACCTCGTCCCGGTCTGGGATCCGACAGCAAACCGCATCACGCCGCTAAAGTGACCAGTCTTCGGAGATTGGAGTCTCCCGCATCGACGCAGAACTGCTAAGCTGGAAAGACGCGGCGTCTCTCCAGGGACGTTCGCTATTTTCTAAGAAGGTCGGAATCCCGTTTTTCGAATGCATTCGTTAGCTGTGGGATCCCGGGCGCTTTTTAACCGGATCAGATGCGATGTGGGACAAACTGCCCAACGGGGGCATTGAACGCGAAATCAAACGGCATCTGCACAAGAAGGGCTATCAGCAGGGAGATTATCAGCTGCAGAACATGGAGCTGATCGCGATTGAGCGACCGGGGTGGAAGCAGATTTTCGAGTTTCTGCTGATCACTCGCACCCCATCCGGCGAACGCATTTTCCAGAAGGGGCTGATCTACGATGATCACCGTCGCGGTTCGCGGATTCAGATTACGAACAGCGAAGTCGAGTTTCAGCGGCTGTTTCAGGAGTGGAGCGACGGCATGATTCGCCGCCGCGTTTCCGCTCACGAAGTTGATGCCACGACAATGCGGAACATGCTGATCGGCGTGGCTCTGTTTGCTCTAATCGGTTTCATTCTGCTGCTGCAGATCCCTGCGAGCTAGAGCTGTTTCCTCAAAGAGACCAGCTCCGAAGCAATTTTATGCTTCTCCTGCAGTCGCATGGGCGCCAATCCCTGCCATGCTGAGTTTGCTCCTGCAAGCGCCTGCAGTCGGATTTTGAATTTGCGTTAGAG
This window encodes:
- a CDS encoding 2-phosphosulfolactate phosphatase, which translates into the protein MPQSLATCLLPQLATPEILANSRVVVIDILRASSTICTALANGSEVVIPCEDVETAHQLKRDAAANPPLLGGERGGVKLPDFDLGNSPREYDEETVSGRSIVFTTTNGTRALHRSVSAAQVAVGCFLNCEAVVDWLESGNQPVVLMCAGTDGHITLEDCLFAGLLADRLVQRNQQLPIDDPTRICLDVYHTAASRLDGTLLQLRSSRGGQNLQNLGMGEDINYCAQVDILDLVPVWDPTANRITPLK